Proteins encoded within one genomic window of Enterococcus haemoperoxidus ATCC BAA-382:
- the hpt gene encoding hypoxanthine phosphoribosyltransferase: MLENDIKQVLITKEQILEKSTELGKQLTEDYKDKNPLVIGILKGAIPFMADITRCIDTHLEMDFMAVSSYGNATVSSGEVKIIKDLDTNVEGRDILIVEDIIDSGRTLAYLVDLFKYRKAASVKIVTLLDKPEGRVVDIIADYVGFDVPNEFVVGYGLDYAEAYRNLPYVGVLKPEIYESN; encoded by the coding sequence ATGTTAGAGAACGATATTAAACAAGTCTTGATCACGAAAGAACAAATTCTTGAAAAATCAACTGAACTTGGTAAACAACTAACAGAAGATTACAAGGACAAAAATCCTTTAGTAATCGGTATTTTGAAAGGTGCCATACCGTTTATGGCTGATATCACACGCTGTATTGATACTCATTTGGAAATGGATTTTATGGCCGTATCAAGTTACGGAAATGCCACAGTGTCTTCAGGTGAAGTAAAAATCATCAAGGATTTGGATACAAATGTTGAAGGTCGTGACATCTTGATTGTAGAAGATATAATCGATAGTGGGCGTACATTGGCTTATCTAGTGGATCTTTTTAAATACAGAAAAGCAGCATCTGTGAAGATCGTCACGCTGTTAGATAAACCAGAAGGACGTGTCGTTGATATCATTGCAGATTATGTTGGGTTTGATGTACCAAATGAATTTGTTGTAGGTTATGGTTTGGATTATGCAGAAGCGTACCGTAATCTTCCTTATGTAGGCGTATTGAAACCTGAAATATACGAATCAAATTAA
- the tilS gene encoding tRNA lysidine(34) synthetase TilS produces the protein MFQEFYDHCKRNEYWLPNQKILLAVSGGVDSMVLLELMQTVAQKDHLELAVAHIDHQLRVESKTEAAYLKSYCQKKEISYYSKVWEQLDKTKNTEARARKFRYDFFSELMAQEEIPTLLTAHHSDDQAETILMKLTRGSALANLVGIRERQSFGNGKLIRPFLIFPKERLEQFAKESEIVYFEDSSNQSDTYMRNRLRHQVVPVLKKENAKFLQHVADFSEQITLADEIIQLVIEPKYDKWVKKTTKGWLVQLSELKQEKRSVQTFFLMSLFQRTIVPEGVAVSRMQIEQLLLLLNQPAPQLSMDFEQGWQVMKEYNTFYLKKNELTQRENLFQLNGNDHVFLSEKEWLGMETAGKKIEPPESVKDWTEISLLITEQTPLPITVRHRQDGDRISLTPSLTKRLNRLFIDQKIPNLIRDQAWVILSAEDKIIWVPKFANSYLSIPKETDKILYRLLYKIKE, from the coding sequence ATGTTTCAAGAATTTTACGACCATTGTAAAAGAAATGAATACTGGCTACCAAACCAAAAAATCTTATTAGCAGTTTCAGGTGGCGTCGATTCAATGGTTTTATTGGAGCTGATGCAAACTGTTGCTCAAAAAGACCACTTAGAATTGGCAGTAGCCCATATTGATCACCAGTTGCGGGTAGAGTCAAAAACGGAAGCTGCCTATTTAAAAAGCTATTGCCAAAAAAAAGAAATTTCTTACTATAGTAAAGTATGGGAACAATTAGACAAGACAAAAAATACAGAAGCTCGTGCTCGTAAGTTTCGCTATGATTTTTTTTCTGAACTCATGGCGCAAGAAGAAATCCCTACACTTTTGACGGCACACCACAGTGATGATCAAGCTGAAACGATTTTAATGAAGCTGACAAGAGGAAGTGCTCTAGCGAACCTAGTAGGAATTAGAGAAAGACAATCATTTGGAAATGGGAAGCTGATTCGTCCTTTCTTAATTTTTCCCAAAGAACGATTAGAGCAGTTCGCTAAAGAATCGGAAATCGTGTATTTTGAAGATAGCTCAAATCAGAGCGATACATATATGCGCAATCGTTTAAGGCATCAAGTTGTGCCAGTTTTAAAAAAAGAAAACGCAAAGTTTTTGCAGCATGTAGCTGATTTTAGTGAACAAATCACGTTAGCTGATGAAATTATTCAGTTGGTTATAGAACCAAAGTATGACAAATGGGTGAAAAAAACAACAAAAGGCTGGTTAGTTCAGCTATCGGAGCTAAAACAAGAAAAAAGAAGTGTACAGACTTTTTTCTTGATGAGCCTGTTTCAACGTACAATAGTACCAGAAGGCGTGGCGGTTAGTCGGATGCAGATTGAACAACTTTTGTTATTGCTCAACCAACCAGCCCCTCAGTTATCCATGGATTTTGAGCAAGGATGGCAAGTTATGAAAGAGTATAACACCTTCTATCTGAAAAAAAATGAATTAACTCAGAGAGAAAATCTCTTTCAGTTGAATGGAAACGATCACGTCTTTCTTTCTGAAAAGGAATGGCTGGGGATGGAAACGGCAGGAAAAAAGATTGAACCACCTGAATCAGTAAAAGACTGGACAGAGATTTCTTTGCTTATAACTGAGCAGACGCCTTTGCCAATAACGGTTCGTCATCGGCAAGACGGAGACAGGATTTCGCTAACGCCAAGTTTAACCAAACGATTAAACCGTCTTTTCATTGACCAAAAAATCCCTAATTTAATCAGAGATCAGGCTTGGGTCATTCTTTCAGCTGAGGATAAGATTATTTGGGTTCCAAAATTTGCAAATTCATATTTGAGTATTCCTAAAGAAACTGATAAAATACTCTACAGGCTCCTTTATAAAATAAAAGAGTAA